Below is a genomic region from Zea mays cultivar B73 chromosome 9, Zm-B73-REFERENCE-NAM-5.0, whole genome shotgun sequence.
aacgctaacccggcttgtagttgtgtttatatttgtaaatttcagtttcgccctattcacccccctctaggcgactttcagctacactaatgcttcaaacagttcaaaagccttcagacaaccacTCCAGCTTCTTGTATCCTCCTGTTTTAAGGTACAAGCTTTCTTTGTCCAGAACACCCTAGAAAAAAGTACATCAAATTAGTATATTGTTGCTACATTTGCAAATAAAAATACAGTTTTGATGCCTTATCTACCTCCACTAGACGGTGTTGCAGCCTTATGCACCAACTTCAGCTGGTGCAATCAAGGTTAATCATCATTAAGTTGATGGCTCATATAAATCTAAACATAAAAGTGAAAGTAGATGAAATAGAAATAGACACCAAATGCATTTGGTAAAAATTAAGGAGGGGGAGGGGCAAAATTTACTCTGCAGCAGCTTGCATGCTAGACAAGAAATCTTGAGCATCAACAACAAAGACAACCGCAGCAACTTTAGGCAGGACTTCATCAAGTTTGGGTTTGAGCCTAGCATGACCAGGAACATCAATAACATGCATAGGTTTTACTTTGTCTTTCTGCAGGGAAGGACAACAGGAAGGTTTAGCAGAAATATCGCAGTCAGGATATGGATGTTTTTTCACAAGAAACAAAACTATTTACATTACTAGCAGAACTGATATCCGTCTAGAATGCTCATCCCACACCCTAAATAGAATCAAAAAATGAGGTTCAGATATTATTTTGCAAACTAGATGCTACAACCTTGTCCTTAACTTGTAAAAACACAGACCAAAAAAGTTAGAAGTTACCTGGTAGTAAATAGTGGTTTTGCCACTGCCACTAAGCCCAGATAGAACTATGGTGTTTGGTCTAGACGATTTCAGACAAGATGCTGCAGAAAAAAAACACAAAAAGGAATTGCTTATCATTTACCACTCTAATATAACGAATTGTATCATAGAGCAGACATCATTTACCATCAGCATGCGCTCCACCTCCACGCCCTCAGGTAGCCAAGGCACGAGGCATTTGATTCAGAGTTTAGTGTTGTTTTGCCTTATTGTTTTGAACAAAAAATCCTTATTGTTTTGCCGATTATAGGGCTGTTTCTTTGCTACTATATTGATAGCATGTTTGGATTTGAGAGCCCAGTTTATTCTTGGTTATGGCATCAATAAGTAGACAATAGTATCATAGAAATGATATTGAGATCTTACCATCTAACAGTTCAATGATCTTAATGTACCAATTCAAACACATGAAGAGTCAGTTTAACTATTTAAGCCTTTTAGTGTAATTCCTATCTAAGCGAGCTCACCTGGCTGTCCTCCTTCAGTCTTTACCCCTTACAATCTACTTCCTGCAGAATCATATTGTTATCTTGAATTGCTAGACTGTGTTCCTGCTTGTACACTTCAATGCTTTGCTTGGTGAGTGATATGCAAACCTGTGGACTTGTAGAGTAATAGCATTATGAAAACATAAGCCTACTTTGAATTAGTACAATTATTTTTTCTTCCTGAGATATCTGGAAAGGGCTCTCTAAATTCTCATGCGCCATATCTGCCATAATATTGCTTATTAGATTATTGGTTACCTTCTGGGCACGGTATGTTCTGCGGTAACCGGAGGGGCAACTCAAATTCGCCGAGCGACGCCAAAGGTGAGTGCAGATGCAGGTTCTCCGGATGGATGTTGATGTTGAGCTGCCTCGCCACCTGTAGGTGAAGTGAGGCAGGTCATGGGAAAACTGAAATTTCAGGATGACGCATGGGGTTATCTAGAGCTGCAAAGGCACCTCGGAaacaatttcatcttttgttACAGGAGTACGCAGCTCGTTTCCAGTCGAGATGAACCTCCTCAACACCTAACAAGTATCAGAGACGATCATCACTTACATGGTGCTAAAGTTTACATTAAATGAAACATGCAAATGCACACTACATGAAGACAGGGTCTAATGCTGAAAATGAAAACAAACAGTGCAGTAAAATTTCCACTTTTAGTGGGTAGCTGACTAACCAAGAGTGCGTTATCTAGCCG
It encodes:
- the LOC109939158 gene encoding uncharacterized protein, translated to MKQYQTAAKRLDNALLVLRRFISTGNELRTPVTKDEIVSEVARQLNINIHPENLHLHSPLASLGEFELPLRLPQNIPCPEGNQ